CCATCGCCGTTCGGGTTTTGTCCAGCACCCACAGCAAAGAGCCGCGGCGCTGGCTGTCGCGCAGGGTCTCGGTCAGTTCCAGGTTGCGCCGGGTGGCCGGGTCGAGCATCATAAAGCCGTCGAGGCTGTAGCTGTGCAGCGGGGCCAGGTGGCTGACGGCGGTCTTTTGAGTCTCGCGCAGGTACTGCACCAGCGCCCCGGCGGCAGCGATGGCCAGCGGCTGGCCTTCGATGCCAAAAGCGGCCAGCGAGCCGACGCCGTAATAGTCGAGCAGGCTCTGCCGCGCCGTCTCGGTCTCGAAGCGCCAGCCGGGATAGGGCGAGATGGTGTAGGCGTCGGCGAGGCCGGGGATGGCGGCGCGGGCTTGGGGGGTTGAAGGGCCGGCTGTCGCCCCGCCTTCGCCCCCGCGGGCGCTGGCGAAGGCGTCGGGGACGAGCACCTCGGCGGGGGTCAGCCGGGCCATCTCCTCACTCACGCGGCGGGCGATGTCCTCGCCCTGAATCTCGGTGACGGCGAACTCACCGGTGCTCACGTCGGCGTAGGCCAGGCCCGCGCGCTTGCCGCCCTCGAAGACCAGCGCCGCCAGATAGTTGTTGCGGCGCTCGTCCAGCAGCGCCGGCTCGACCAGGGTGCCCGGCGTCACCACCCGGATGACCTCGCGCTCGACCAGTCCCTTGCCCACCTCGCCCACCTGGTCGCAGATGGCGACTTTGTAGCCCGCCCCGATCAGCCGGGCGATGTGCGTCTCGACGCTGTGCCAGGGCACGCCGGCCAGGGGCACGCGCTGCCCGGCGGTGATGGGCCGGCTGGTGAGCACCACCTCGCAGACCTCGGCCACGATCTTGGCGTCCTCATCGAAGGTCTCGTAAAAATCGCCGAGACGGAAGAAGAGGATGGCGTCCGGGTATTGGCGTTTGATCTGCAGGTACTGCTGGCGCATGGGGGTGGACATGGGCGGGATTGTAGCCCAACAAGCCGCGGCCCGCCAAGCCCGTCAGCAATTCTCGCCTTGCGCAACCCCGGCCAGCAATCACGAATGACACGAATGGACGAATGGCACTATTTCGAACCCTATCGCCACAAGGCATTGGCGGCGCTGGCACAATCGGGCATGGAAAGAGAAGATGTCGGGGGCGTTTCTATGTGGGTCTTTCCTCAGCCGCCGGCTTTCGATTGGGAACTGACCTGGGACGGCTTCCATGCGCGCGTCTGAAGATGTATCGTACCGGCTGGCGCTTGCGCGGGGCTTTCTGGACGAAGCCGAGCAGGATTGGCAACTGAAACGTTGGCGCTCCTGTGTCGACAATGCTCAGCTTGCCGCCGAGAACGCCGGCAAGGCAGTGCTCGCAGCTTTTGGCATCACACCCAAAACGCATGATCCTGTGAATCAGATCGCTTCATTGCTGGCGACTCGCACGGCGCCTCCGGCAATGGCGGCGATCATGCAGGACACGGAATCCGTTGCACCCGCCAGTCTGTGTTAGGCATCATGATCAGGATCTGAGCCAAAAGCTCGGAAACCGGCGGCGGTTGCGCAAGTTGCGTACTCCACGCCTTCATGCCCCCACCCGCGGCGTCTCCAACCCCGCCATCGCCCGCACCTCCTCGATGTAGGCGACGATGTTTTCCATCGGCGTATCCCACAGCACCTGGTGGCTGGTTTGCAGGATGTAGCCGCCGCCCTTGCCCAGGTTCTCCACCAGCCAGCGGGTTTCCCCCCGCACATCGTCGGGTGAGCCGAAAGGCATGGTGTGCTCGACATCCAGCCCGCCGTAGAAGGTGAGCCGGTCGCCGTAGAGTTGCTTCATCTCCAGCCGGTCCATGGCCGCCGGCTCCAAGGGATTGAAGATGTCCAGGCCGATCTCGATCAGCTCGGGGAAGAGTGGGGCGATCTTGCCGTCCGAGTGCAGGCCGACATAGACCCCGCGCTGGTGGCAGTGCTCGAAGATGACGGCCAGACGGGGTTTGATGAACGTGCGCCAATAGTCGGGACTGAACATCAGCCCGGCCGAGGTGCCCCAATCGTCGGCGAAGTACATGCCGTCGATGCCGATATCGCATTGCAAATCGATGATGGGCAAGTCCCACTCGTAGAGGATGCGGTCCATCAGCTCGTGGACGAACTCCGGCCGTTTCTTCATGTCCATCATCAATTGCGGCATGCTGCGAATGCTCCAGGCGCGCTCGAACAGCACCATACCCAGCTTGCCAAAGATGAAGGCTTTGTCGCGCCAGCGGTCGGCCAGGGCGCGGGCGGGGTCGAAGCGGCCCTGGCGGTGGGGGTCGGGCATCTGGTAGCTTTCCA
The sequence above is drawn from the Caldilineales bacterium genome and encodes:
- a CDS encoding HEPN domain-containing protein — its product is MRASEDVSYRLALARGFLDEAEQDWQLKRWRSCVDNAQLAAENAGKAVLAAFGITPKTHDPVNQIASLLATRTAPPAMAAIMQDTESVAPASLC